One stretch of Anabas testudineus chromosome 24, fAnaTes1.2, whole genome shotgun sequence DNA includes these proteins:
- the ttll2 gene encoding probable tubulin polyglutamylase TTLL2: protein MAASLVFKLHDRGPEVVREVLLERGWEEYDEGQQEEEDWNLYWRGSTFCNSEYLKLLPWQRLNHHPKTAGITRKDFLARNLRRMRASLGSALYDFSPTAFILPNDYTRFLAEYNKLRPTRGSPVYWICKPVDLSRGRGIFIFEDIRDLVYDCSVIVQRYISNPLLISGYKFDLRIYVCVKSFHPLTVYIHQEGLVRFATEKYNLSSLHNLYSHLTNTSINKSGPYYKTKKERVGQGCKWTMSKFRHFLYSQDIDELQLWQRINNIVTLTLLTIAPTVPSCPNCVELFGFDILIDGKFKPWLLEVNYSPALTLDCQADITVKKGLISDLIDLMNYSSTDSLRERAYHKQRYKQPCCHADKPAHVSVPVLSKRKESKFRKKTSKVYTSQTQALPLLKNSHQSEKINQRRAFVTDYHRHLPLVDLNKIYAARGKVSNTTGTKNHTNKTLNLILGPDIRRNVSSVTRQTCPAPPPWLTTNRSLHISEVTNRDVSETELELSEETDVSSLVPDIPHSGLGFRRSAVSWKLPNIYSGSHRPVSFPLEGATAANGQGFPPLRVGDFIRTFPFNTATLKASQHKLDVKTVIQELQKLTAEMASGQSDKTKRRREEKEVKKDTEAEEDFDSLFWGPRDPPLLSQCFNTT from the exons atgGCTGCGTCCCTGGTGTTCAAACTACATGACAGAGGTCCAGAAGTGGTGAGGGAGGTGCTTCTGGAGCGTGGATGGGAGGAATATGATGAAGGacagcaggaggaagaagacTGGAACCTCTACTGGCGGGGCTCAACATTTTGCAACTCAGAATACCTCAAACTGCTGCCATGGCAGCGCCTCAACCACCATCCCAAAACTGCTGGCATTACACGCAAG GACTTCTTAGCGCGCAACCTGAGGAGAATGAGAGCCTCACTGGGTTCAGCGCTCTACGACTTCAGTCCCACAGCCTTCATCCTCCCCAACGACTACACGCGCTTCCTGGCTGAATACAACAAACTCCGCCCAACTAGAGGATCGCCGGTCTACTGGATATGTAAACCTGTGGATCTCTCCAGAGGCAGAGGGATCTTCATCTTTGAGGATATTAGGGACCTGGTCTACGACTGTTCTGTTATTGTGCAGAGGTACATCAGCAACCCTTTACTGATCTCTGGCTACAAGTTTGACCTGAGgatctatgtgtgtgtgaagagctTTCATCCGCTGACTGTTTACATTCATCAGGAAGGACTGGTGCGTTTTGCCACTGAGAAGTACAACCTGTCATCTCTGCATAACCTGTATTCGCACCTGACTAACACCAGCATCAATAAGTCTGGTCCTTactacaaaaccaaaaaagagAGAGTAGGCCAGGGATGCAAGTGGACCATGAGCAAGTTCAGACATTTCCTCTACAGCCAAGACATCGATGAGCTTCAGTTATGGCAGAGGATCAACAACATTGTGACTCTGACCCTCCTCACCATCGCTCCCACTGTCCCTTCCTGTCCAAACTGTGTGGAGCTTTTTGGCTTTGATATCCTTATCGATGGGAAGTTCAAACCCTGGCTGCTAGAGGTCAACTACAGCCCTGCATTGACTCTGGACTGCCAAGCAGACATTACAGTGAAGAAAGGGCTGATTAGTGATCTGATTGATTTGATGAACTACTCATCAACTGACAGCTTAAGAGAGAGAGCTTATCACAAGCAGAGGTACAAGCAGCCTTGTTGCCATGCTGATAAACCTGCACATGTTTCTGTACCTGTGCTCTCGAAGCGTAAAGAATCCAAATTTAGGAAAAAGACAAGTAAAGTTTACACCTCACAAACTCAAGCACTCCCTCTGCTAAAAAATTCTCACCAGTCTGAAAAGATTAACCAAAGACGTGCTTTTGTAACTGACTACCACAGACACCTTCCACTTGTTGATTTAAACAAGATATATGCAGCTAGGGGTAAAGTCAGTAACACCACAGGTACCAAAAACCACACCAACAAGACCCTAAACCTGATACTGGGCCCAGACATAAGGAGAAACGTGTCAAGTGTAACGAGACAGACGTGTCCGGCTCCTCCACCGTGGCTGACGACTAACAGAAGTCTTCACATATCTGAGGTCACAAACCGTGACGTCTCTGAAACAGAGCTGGAGCTCTCGGAAGAGACAGATGTTTCCTCTTTGGTACCTGATATCCCACACAGCGGGCTGGGATTCAGACGTTCTGCTGTGTCATGGAAGCTACCAAACATTTACAG TGGGAGTCACAGGCCAGTAAGTTTTCCTTTGGAGGGAGCTACAGCAGCGAATGGACAAGGTTTTCCTCCACTCAGAGTCGGAGACTTCATACGAACATTCCCATTTAATACAGCCACTCTGAAGGCCTCGCAGCATAAACTGGATGTTAAGACAGTCATACAGGAACTTCAAAAGCTGACTGCTGAGATGGCATCAGGTCAATCAGACAAGACAAAacggagaagagaagaaaaggaggtgaagaaggatACGGAAGCTGAAGAAGACTTTGATTCACTGTTTTGGGGGCCAAGGGATCCTCCACTGCTCAGTCAATGCTTCAATACCACTTAA